The Akkermansia sp. N21116 genome includes a region encoding these proteins:
- the eda gene encoding bifunctional 4-hydroxy-2-oxoglutarate aldolase/2-dehydro-3-deoxy-phosphogluconate aldolase: protein MKTIIEALSSLKLVPVVVLNDPDKAVPLARTLVDNGCNGIEITFRTEAAEESIVRIAREVPEMLIGAGTLLTPDQVVRAKKAGATFGVSPGFDPVVVKAAQEDGLPFAPGIATASEICQALTMGCLFQKFFPAEPAGGPKMLKAILAAVRHTGIRIMPTGGINADNIANWLSIPEVVACGGSWICEASLIDTSNWEEIGRRTREALAAIR from the coding sequence ATGAAAACTATTATCGAGGCTCTTTCCTCTCTCAAACTCGTTCCCGTCGTTGTTCTCAACGATCCGGATAAAGCCGTCCCTCTGGCACGTACGCTTGTGGACAACGGATGCAACGGCATCGAAATTACCTTCCGCACGGAAGCTGCCGAAGAATCCATTGTCCGCATCGCCCGGGAAGTCCCTGAAATGCTGATCGGAGCAGGTACCCTGCTCACTCCCGATCAAGTCGTCCGAGCCAAAAAAGCCGGAGCCACCTTCGGCGTTTCTCCCGGTTTCGATCCCGTCGTCGTCAAGGCAGCCCAGGAAGACGGACTGCCTTTTGCCCCCGGCATTGCCACAGCATCGGAAATCTGCCAGGCCCTCACAATGGGGTGCCTTTTCCAGAAGTTCTTCCCGGCGGAACCGGCGGGCGGTCCCAAAATGCTGAAGGCCATCCTGGCCGCCGTACGCCACACGGGCATCCGCATCATGCCGACGGGAGGGATCAATGCCGACAACATCGCCAACTGGCTCTCCATTCCGGAAGTTGTCGCCTGCGGCGGTTCCTGGATCTGTGAAGCATCCCTGATTGATACCTCCAACTGGGAAGAAATAGGACGACGCACACGAGAAGCCCTCGCTGCCATCCGCTAA
- a CDS encoding TIGR00730 family Rossman fold protein, which produces MKQPQFLNERDILCVRATALEEKGLTTGVDELDEEIRKFSERVSTTFDPRYLQSLITLGAVMAQSDLPQHDYALMVRTVYEMLKADQVFAPYRHIRKITVFGSARIKFEEPAYRTALDFSREAAEHGYMVISGGGPGIMQACNEGAGVTRSFGLNIKLPFEQHSNHIVKDSERLVNFHYFFTRKLNFVSQADAMVAFPGGFGTMDEVFETLTLIQTGKASIFPLVLLDSPGKTFWINWLRFIRVELLESGLISNDDMDFIYLTKSPQDAIDHIDQFYKIFHSYRFIGDIISIRLNTPISQEWISRLQLEFADIIQDGSITLCDALPEEDDEPLIFNMPRLVFTFNRSSYGRLRTLIDRINEYPEA; this is translated from the coding sequence ATGAAACAACCCCAATTCCTGAATGAACGAGACATCCTCTGCGTACGAGCCACCGCCCTGGAAGAAAAGGGCCTTACGACAGGCGTCGATGAGCTCGATGAAGAAATCAGAAAATTTTCGGAAAGGGTATCAACGACTTTCGATCCCCGCTACCTGCAGTCCCTGATCACCTTGGGCGCCGTCATGGCACAGTCCGATCTTCCCCAGCATGACTACGCCCTCATGGTCCGCACAGTATATGAAATGTTGAAAGCCGACCAGGTATTCGCCCCCTACCGTCATATCCGTAAAATCACGGTATTCGGCTCCGCACGCATCAAATTCGAAGAACCGGCCTATCGAACCGCCCTGGATTTTTCCAGAGAAGCGGCGGAACACGGCTACATGGTCATCTCGGGGGGAGGACCGGGCATCATGCAGGCCTGCAATGAAGGAGCCGGCGTAACGCGTTCTTTCGGACTGAACATCAAGCTTCCCTTCGAGCAGCATTCCAACCACATTGTCAAAGACAGCGAGAGGCTCGTCAACTTCCACTATTTCTTTACGAGGAAACTCAATTTCGTATCGCAGGCCGATGCCATGGTTGCTTTCCCCGGCGGATTCGGCACCATGGACGAAGTCTTTGAAACCTTGACGCTCATCCAAACAGGCAAGGCGTCCATCTTCCCTCTCGTCCTCCTGGATTCACCAGGCAAGACATTCTGGATCAACTGGTTGCGATTTATCCGAGTAGAATTGCTCGAATCCGGCCTGATTTCCAACGATGACATGGACTTCATCTATCTGACCAAGAGCCCTCAAGATGCCATCGACCACATTGACCAGTTCTACAAAATATTCCACTCGTACCGTTTCATCGGCGACATCATCAGCATCCGCCTCAACACCCCCATCAGCCAGGAATGGATATCCAGACTCCAGCTTGAGTTTGCGGACATCATTCAGGATGGTTCCATCACGCTCTGCGACGCCCTTCCGGAAGAAGACGACGAACCTCTCATTTTCAACATGCCCCGGCTTGTTTTCACCTTCAACCGTTCCAGCTACGGACGCCTCCGCACATTGATCGACCGCATCAACGAATACCCCGAAGCCTGA
- a CDS encoding DNA-directed RNA polymerase subunit alpha, whose amino-acid sequence MSDQENIQDEVTVLSRFEVPSHLEKIEDPENPNRLTFVAEPFENGFGHTLGNSLRRVLLGSLEGAAITSVRIAGAQHEFSSLPGVVEDVTEIILNLKKVRFSHTSKEPRLLTLKVQKEGVVTAGDISDDTVYKVVNPEQVICHLDQNTLFDCEFEVRVSRGFKTGEENKQPDMPIGVIPIDSIFSPVTRVKYSVMNTRVGHMTDFDKLTLEVWTDGRISPADAMLQASAILRHHLDVFVNYDDSKVSFEEAPAAVQDEETARLRKLLNMSVNEIELSVRAANCLNNANITTVGQLAMKSESEMLKYRNFGKKSLNEIKEKLADLGLSLGVQVDPSLLNGPAPQAKTRIGVEEESPVGLADLIAQNIEDDED is encoded by the coding sequence ATGTCGGATCAAGAAAACATACAGGATGAAGTGACGGTTTTGAGCCGTTTCGAAGTGCCTAGCCATCTCGAAAAGATCGAAGACCCCGAAAACCCCAACCGTCTGACCTTCGTTGCCGAACCGTTTGAAAACGGATTCGGGCATACTCTCGGCAACTCCCTGCGCCGCGTACTTCTCGGCTCGCTGGAAGGCGCTGCCATTACGTCCGTTCGCATCGCCGGTGCGCAGCATGAATTTTCCTCTCTTCCCGGCGTTGTGGAAGATGTGACGGAAATCATCCTCAACCTCAAGAAGGTCCGCTTCAGCCACACGAGCAAGGAACCCCGACTCTTGACCCTCAAGGTCCAGAAGGAAGGGGTCGTCACTGCCGGTGACATCTCCGACGATACCGTTTACAAGGTCGTTAACCCCGAACAGGTCATTTGCCACCTGGACCAAAACACTCTTTTCGATTGCGAATTCGAAGTGCGCGTCAGCCGCGGCTTCAAGACAGGTGAAGAAAACAAGCAGCCCGACATGCCCATCGGCGTGATTCCGATCGACTCGATCTTCTCCCCCGTGACCCGCGTGAAATATTCCGTCATGAATACGCGTGTCGGCCACATGACCGACTTTGACAAGCTGACGCTGGAAGTTTGGACGGACGGCCGCATTTCTCCTGCCGACGCTATGCTTCAGGCTTCCGCGATTCTTCGCCACCACCTGGACGTGTTCGTTAATTACGACGATAGCAAGGTTAGCTTCGAAGAAGCTCCCGCCGCCGTGCAGGACGAAGAAACCGCTCGCCTCCGCAAGCTTCTTAATATGAGCGTCAACGAAATTGAACTTTCCGTTCGTGCCGCCAACTGCCTCAACAATGCCAACATCACAACGGTTGGTCAGCTGGCCATGAAGAGCGAAAGCGAAATGCTCAAGTACCGCAACTTCGGTAAAAAATCCCTCAACGAAATCAAGGAAAAGCTCGCAGACCTCGGTTTGTCTCTTGGCGTCCAGGTTGATCCTTCCCTCCTGAACGGACCTGCTCCGCAGGCCAAGACCCGTATCGGAGTCGAAGAGGAAAGTCCCGTAGGCCTTGCCGACCTGATTGCACAGAATATCGAAGACGACGAAGATTAA
- a CDS encoding M60 family metallopeptidase, protein MKNRSFSRHVFRGGAIASFLVIVMIGAILWGAYYVYQNKQERDRAARIEQAEKKKAQQEKVRQENLRIAQQAEARRKEKLERQRKMSEEARRKADEAKKEALKKQQEEEARRKAEEEEARRQAEEDAARKAEQDEGSQEEPDFDALRKSDFPKPFENKMPDLSKFYPKSADKIPMNEDKVIGTWSWESADKYTELTDFPTESSKWKDRSKAAEMVETYQKWRGQDSRIKASPSAKDFPGLPDEGAELVTRTVEIDSSIGGWHSTGLYAPPGAKVTFSFSGSAPKGQLSVRIGCHTDNLMNEKTTEWARLPIIGNSTGVNKARVHLADPSGGLVYVCVNKRNKQAKTFKVKISGAIPAPLYIMGETTPEQWQEQLAQTKAPWGEIRMPRLVFTMPTKKLKECVKIKEVAELLQKCMALEDWVAGWDDMTDRIRTPMRFVVDRQISVGFGHSGYPAMGYMSWADAVADGSILTEGSWGLWHELGHNHQGAPFAMEGQTEVSVNIFSLVCEVMGVGKKPYAVRGMSPDVMAPDMCTYLTNKTAGYNDAENGTQLFLWGEIMYHFGCESFREVNKAYIKHPYKNDKTSDDEKWNWVMKNFGKVLQKDLTLFFETWKLPINNSTKGQLKKWEHWQPTKNYPGCYLGLDEGETPSE, encoded by the coding sequence ATGAAGAACAGATCCTTTTCCCGCCACGTGTTCCGGGGAGGCGCCATCGCCTCCTTTTTGGTGATTGTTATGATTGGTGCGATCCTGTGGGGAGCTTATTATGTCTACCAGAATAAACAGGAGAGGGATAGGGCAGCCCGCATTGAACAGGCGGAAAAGAAAAAAGCCCAGCAGGAAAAAGTGCGCCAGGAAAACCTGCGTATTGCCCAGCAGGCGGAAGCACGCCGCAAGGAGAAGCTGGAACGCCAGAGGAAAATGAGCGAGGAAGCACGCCGCAAGGCTGATGAAGCCAAGAAGGAAGCTCTGAAAAAACAACAGGAGGAAGAGGCCCGCAGGAAAGCGGAGGAGGAAGAAGCCCGCCGCCAGGCCGAAGAAGATGCGGCACGCAAGGCAGAACAAGACGAAGGCAGCCAGGAGGAACCGGACTTTGATGCGCTTCGCAAGTCGGATTTTCCCAAGCCTTTCGAGAATAAGATGCCCGATTTGAGCAAGTTTTACCCCAAATCCGCGGACAAGATTCCCATGAATGAGGACAAGGTGATCGGGACGTGGTCTTGGGAATCCGCCGATAAATATACGGAATTGACCGATTTCCCGACGGAGTCTTCAAAGTGGAAGGATCGTTCCAAAGCGGCGGAAATGGTGGAAACTTATCAGAAATGGAGAGGACAGGATTCTCGGATTAAGGCGAGTCCGTCCGCCAAGGATTTTCCCGGATTGCCCGATGAAGGAGCCGAATTGGTGACGAGAACAGTGGAAATCGATTCTTCCATCGGAGGCTGGCACAGTACGGGATTGTATGCTCCTCCCGGGGCCAAGGTAACCTTCTCGTTTTCCGGTAGTGCTCCCAAGGGGCAGTTGAGTGTCCGTATCGGTTGTCATACGGACAACCTGATGAATGAGAAGACGACGGAATGGGCGCGTCTGCCAATTATCGGCAACAGTACGGGCGTCAACAAGGCCAGAGTGCATTTGGCTGATCCCAGCGGCGGCTTGGTGTATGTCTGCGTGAATAAACGCAACAAACAAGCCAAGACGTTCAAGGTGAAAATTTCCGGAGCAATTCCCGCTCCTCTCTACATCATGGGAGAAACGACCCCCGAACAATGGCAGGAACAGCTTGCTCAGACAAAGGCTCCCTGGGGAGAAATCCGCATGCCCCGGTTGGTTTTCACCATGCCGACGAAAAAATTAAAGGAATGCGTCAAGATCAAGGAAGTTGCGGAACTTCTTCAGAAATGCATGGCTCTTGAGGACTGGGTGGCCGGCTGGGATGATATGACCGACCGTATTCGTACTCCCATGCGTTTTGTCGTTGACCGGCAGATTTCCGTAGGTTTCGGACATTCGGGTTATCCTGCCATGGGGTATATGAGCTGGGCGGATGCCGTAGCGGACGGTTCCATTTTGACGGAAGGGAGTTGGGGGCTTTGGCATGAACTGGGGCATAACCATCAGGGAGCACCCTTTGCGATGGAAGGTCAGACGGAGGTATCCGTCAACATCTTCTCGCTCGTATGCGAGGTGATGGGAGTCGGAAAGAAACCCTATGCTGTCCGCGGCATGTCCCCGGATGTGATGGCTCCGGACATGTGTACGTATTTGACAAACAAGACGGCCGGATACAATGATGCCGAAAACGGGACCCAGTTGTTCCTATGGGGTGAAATCATGTATCATTTCGGTTGTGAATCGTTCCGTGAAGTGAACAAGGCTTACATCAAGCATCCCTACAAGAACGACAAGACATCGGATGATGAAAAGTGGAACTGGGTGATGAAGAATTTCGGTAAAGTGCTTCAGAAGGATTTGACCCTCTTCTTTGAAACCTGGAAACTTCCTATCAATAATTCTACCAAGGGCCAGTTGAAAAAATGGGAACACTGGCAGCCGACCAAGAACTATCCCGGGTGCTACCTCGGACTTGATGAGGGCGAAACTCCTTCCGAATAG
- the uxaC gene encoding glucuronate isomerase, with translation MITDDFLLDTPQARTLFHEYAENLPIIDYHSHLDPVAIAENKQFSNIAQIWLDGDHYKWRAMRTNGIPEQFCSGNASDREKYNAWAKTVPLLIRNPLYHWTHLELRRPFGITGVLFGPDTADAIWDQTAAMLQAGDMGVRDILRAMKVETVCTTDDPADNLEAHARIAASNCSTKVLPTFRPDKARALKDVKTWNTWTGRLEQAAGKELDSLEAFKQALSDRHDYFAAHGCKLSDHSLEFMDEESLSDEEAAAIFSAARQEQEIAVKDAERFSNYMIDFFADLDARSGWVRQLHVGALRNPNGEALRTLGPDTGFDSIADFNYASPLAKILDRSAQKGALPRTILYNLNPRDNALMAALCGSFQDGSSPCKMQYGAAWWFLDQMDGMINHLETLSQLGTLSRFVGMLTDSRSFLSYTRHEYFRRILCRVLGRDMVGGLIPDDMELIGTMVSDISYFNAKNYFNF, from the coding sequence ATGATCACAGACGATTTCCTGCTTGATACGCCGCAGGCTCGCACCCTCTTCCACGAGTATGCGGAAAACCTGCCTATTATCGACTACCATTCACACCTGGACCCCGTAGCTATTGCAGAAAACAAACAGTTCTCCAACATCGCCCAGATATGGCTGGATGGAGACCACTATAAATGGCGCGCCATGCGTACCAACGGCATTCCGGAACAATTCTGTTCCGGCAATGCGTCCGACCGGGAAAAATACAATGCCTGGGCAAAAACTGTTCCCCTTCTCATTCGCAACCCCCTTTATCATTGGACACATCTGGAACTTCGCCGTCCCTTCGGCATCACCGGAGTCCTCTTCGGGCCGGATACAGCCGACGCGATCTGGGACCAAACAGCCGCCATGCTCCAAGCCGGAGACATGGGGGTCCGGGACATTCTGCGTGCCATGAAAGTCGAAACCGTCTGTACGACGGACGATCCTGCCGATAACCTGGAGGCTCATGCCCGTATCGCAGCATCGAACTGTTCCACCAAAGTCCTGCCGACCTTCCGCCCGGACAAGGCAAGAGCACTCAAGGACGTCAAGACATGGAATACCTGGACGGGACGCCTCGAACAAGCTGCCGGCAAAGAGCTCGACTCGCTGGAAGCCTTCAAACAAGCCCTCTCCGACAGGCACGACTATTTCGCCGCCCACGGTTGTAAGCTCTCCGACCATTCCCTCGAATTCATGGATGAAGAATCGCTGTCCGACGAGGAAGCGGCCGCTATCTTCTCCGCAGCACGCCAGGAACAGGAAATCGCCGTCAAAGACGCCGAACGCTTCTCCAACTATATGATTGACTTCTTCGCCGATCTGGATGCCCGTTCCGGCTGGGTGCGCCAGCTCCACGTCGGAGCCTTGCGCAACCCGAACGGAGAAGCCCTCCGAACGCTTGGTCCGGATACCGGGTTCGACAGTATCGCCGATTTCAACTACGCCTCTCCCCTTGCCAAAATCCTGGATCGTTCCGCGCAAAAAGGAGCCCTGCCCCGTACCATCCTATACAACCTCAATCCACGAGACAATGCCCTCATGGCTGCTCTCTGCGGTAGTTTCCAGGACGGTTCCAGCCCCTGCAAAATGCAATACGGAGCCGCCTGGTGGTTCCTGGACCAGATGGACGGCATGATCAACCACCTCGAAACTCTTAGTCAACTTGGGACTCTCTCCCGCTTCGTCGGCATGCTGACGGACAGCCGGAGTTTCCTCAGCTACACGCGCCACGAATACTTCCGCCGCATTCTATGCCGCGTTCTCGGGCGCGACATGGTCGGAGGACTCATTCCGGACGATATGGAGCTCATCGGCACCATGGTCAGTGATATTTCTTACTTTAACGCTAAAAACTATTTTAACTTCTAA
- the rplQ gene encoding 50S ribosomal protein L17, translating to MRHGRKISKLQRNASHRRALLANQAVSLILHGRITTTLAKAKALRPYVEKLITLGKRGDLHARRLAIGTIHNTEAVKVLFGAVATACAERSGGYCRIVKLGQRMSDSAPMGMIEIIDLPREEKTEEVAATATTATA from the coding sequence ATGAGACACGGACGTAAAATCTCCAAACTTCAGCGCAATGCTTCCCACCGTCGCGCTCTGCTTGCCAATCAGGCAGTCAGCCTGATCCTGCATGGCCGCATTACGACGACGCTTGCCAAGGCCAAGGCCCTGCGGCCCTATGTTGAAAAGCTGATTACGCTCGGCAAGCGCGGCGACCTGCATGCCCGCCGCCTGGCCATCGGTACGATTCACAACACGGAAGCCGTCAAGGTGCTTTTCGGCGCCGTTGCTACGGCCTGTGCCGAACGTTCCGGCGGTTACTGCCGCATCGTCAAGCTGGGACAGCGCATGAGCGACTCCGCTCCCATGGGTATGATCGAAATTATCGATCTTCCCCGTGAAGAGAAGACGGAAGAAGTTGCCGCTACTGCGACGACGGCTACTGCATAA